Proteins co-encoded in one Quercus robur chromosome 8, dhQueRobu3.1, whole genome shotgun sequence genomic window:
- the LOC126697142 gene encoding cyclin-dependent protein kinase inhibitor SMR1, which produces MSTDLEFLHDLSKSKTKTKLLTVKTTRTTSSSTTPQVGGFNDNIGANNNNNNNNVVETQNKNINVEEDDNKEEEEDCCRTPTSKEHRIPKILDCPPAPRKPKRAPTCKRKLSELQFFEIVNREEVDSFFRSSFEQLAVITSNKRNCCSCK; this is translated from the coding sequence ATGTCCACCGATCTCGAATTCTTACACGACCTCtccaaatccaaaaccaaaaccaaactaCTCACGGTCAAGACTACTCGAActacatcatcatcaacaacaccTCAAGTGGGTGGCTTCAACGATAATATTGGtgccaacaacaacaacaacaacaacaacgtagTCGAGACACAAAATAAGAATATTAATGTCGAGGAGGATGACAAcaaagaggaggaggaggactGTTGTCGAACACCAACATCCAAGGAACATAGAATTCCTAAGATCCTAGATTGTCCCCCGGCGCCACGGAAGCCAAAAAGAGCACCCACATGCAAAAGAAAACTCTCCGAGCTTCAATTCTTCGAGATCGTGAACCGCGAAGAGGTCGATTCGTTTTTCAGATCGAGTTTCGAGCAGTTAGCTGTTATTACGTCTAACAAGAGGAACTGTTGCTCgtgtaaatga